One Staphylococcus simiae genomic region harbors:
- a CDS encoding ABC transporter ATP-binding protein: MTNLLSVKDLNVTFNYDDTSKHVVKDVSFDLRKKHILAIVGESGSGKSITAKSILGLLPDFPEHTLTGDIIFDGQTLTDLSPSSLRQIRGNDISMIFQDPLSSLNPRTTIGKQITEVLFQHKQISKHDAKEAAIDILEKVGIKDAAKKFNAYPHEFSGGMRQRVMIAIALILKPQILIADEPTTALDVSTQNELLKLMQELYEYTETSIIFITHNLGVVYQFCDDVIVMKEGSVVERGSVDDIFTNPQNPYTQRLIDAIPDINQTRPPRTLANDPLIKFEHVSADYIDDDGKPFRAVNDINLSILKGETLGIVGESGSGKSTLAKTVVGLKDVSQGIVWYNNVPLNLFSNKEMKPLRQDIQMIFQDPFSSINPRFKIIDVISRPLIVHHKVNGKEDITTKVIELLEKVGLDRSYLYRYPHELSGGQRQRVSIARALAVEPKVIVCDEAVSALDVSIQKDIIQLLKQLQLEFCITYLFITHDMGVINEICDRVAVMKDGQVVELNTTEAIIKYPQSAYAQQLISEIPVIPR; encoded by the coding sequence ATGACAAATTTATTATCAGTTAAAGACTTAAATGTCACATTTAATTATGACGACACATCAAAGCATGTCGTTAAAGATGTATCATTCGATTTACGTAAAAAGCACATTTTAGCAATTGTTGGTGAATCCGGTTCAGGTAAAAGTATTACTGCGAAATCAATTTTGGGATTGTTGCCAGATTTTCCAGAGCATACATTAACAGGAGATATAATTTTTGATGGTCAAACATTAACAGATTTGTCTCCGTCATCTTTACGTCAAATTCGTGGCAATGATATTTCGATGATTTTCCAAGATCCTTTATCATCACTTAATCCACGTACAACAATTGGCAAGCAAATTACCGAAGTTTTATTCCAACACAAACAAATTTCAAAACATGATGCTAAAGAAGCAGCCATTGATATTTTAGAAAAAGTTGGCATTAAAGATGCTGCAAAAAAATTCAATGCGTATCCTCATGAATTTTCAGGTGGTATGCGTCAACGTGTCATGATTGCTATTGCTCTAATACTTAAACCACAAATTTTAATTGCTGATGAACCAACGACTGCACTTGATGTCAGTACACAAAATGAATTATTAAAATTGATGCAAGAATTATACGAATATACTGAAACGTCAATTATTTTTATTACACATAATTTAGGTGTGGTTTATCAATTTTGTGATGATGTGATTGTTATGAAAGAAGGTAGTGTCGTTGAACGTGGTAGTGTCGACGATATATTCACAAACCCTCAAAATCCCTATACACAACGATTAATTGATGCCATTCCAGATATCAATCAAACTCGTCCTCCACGTACATTGGCAAATGATCCACTAATAAAATTTGAACACGTCAGTGCCGATTATATAGACGATGATGGCAAACCATTTAGAGCTGTTAATGATATTAATCTATCCATATTAAAAGGCGAAACATTAGGTATTGTTGGCGAGTCAGGATCAGGTAAATCAACACTTGCTAAGACGGTCGTCGGTCTAAAGGACGTGTCACAAGGCATCGTTTGGTACAATAACGTACCACTCAATTTATTTAGTAACAAAGAAATGAAACCACTAAGACAAGATATACAAATGATATTTCAGGACCCATTTTCATCAATCAATCCACGATTCAAAATAATCGATGTCATTAGTAGACCTTTAATTGTTCACCACAAAGTAAATGGTAAGGAAGATATCACAACAAAGGTTATTGAATTATTAGAAAAAGTAGGATTAGATCGTAGCTATTTGTATCGTTATCCTCATGAGTTATCTGGTGGACAACGCCAAAGAGTAAGTATAGCAAGAGCGCTAGCTGTTGAACCCAAAGTCATTGTCTGCGATGAAGCTGTATCAGCACTAGATGTTTCTATTCAAAAAGATATTATTCAATTATTAAAACAACTGCAACTAGAATTCTGTATCACATACCTCTTTATCACTCACGATATGGGCGTTATTAATGAAATTTGTGATCGTGTTGCAGTGATGAAAGATGGTCAGGTTGTTGAACTCAATACAACTGAAGCCATCATTAAGTACCCTCAATCTGCTTATGCACAACAATTAATTTCAGAGATACCTGTCATTCCAAGATAA
- a CDS encoding ABC transporter permease: protein MSNVIKKRTSLTLFGGYGIATYLVVFALSLLNLFKGYVVDTFYSFEILLLVLAIAIVTIVMTQSAWQQHVVWRSLVIVLLLLMTVTGNLFALLMLISVVRHKQTSTLHIYNGWEAFINKVVTHRIAMIGLFVLVVMLTLSIVAPFTFDTELATKNQFDVLLHAPSLEYPFGTDDFGRDLFTRIVIGTKLTFAISIISVFIAVIFGVILGMIAGYFDRIDNFVMRILDVVFAIPALLLAVAIIASFGASTTNLIIALSIGNIPSFARTMRASVLEIKRLEYVDAARITGENTWNILRRYILPNAIAPMIVRFSLNIGVVVLTTSSLSFLGLGVAPDVAEWGNILRTGSNYLETHSNLAIVPGICIMLVVLAFNFIGDAVRDALDPKIH, encoded by the coding sequence ATGTCAAATGTAATAAAAAAACGTACTTCCTTAACATTATTTGGAGGATATGGCATAGCAACATACCTTGTTGTGTTTGCGCTAAGTTTGCTTAATTTGTTTAAAGGCTATGTCGTCGATACATTTTATAGTTTTGAAATATTGTTACTTGTCTTAGCTATCGCTATTGTCACTATTGTTATGACACAATCTGCATGGCAACAGCATGTAGTATGGCGCTCACTTGTCATTGTGTTATTGCTATTGATGACGGTGACTGGAAACTTATTTGCTTTATTAATGTTAATTAGTGTCGTTCGTCATAAACAAACTTCAACATTACATATTTATAATGGCTGGGAAGCATTTATTAATAAAGTAGTCACACATCGTATTGCGATGATAGGTTTATTTGTCTTAGTTGTTATGCTGACTTTATCGATAGTAGCGCCTTTTACCTTTGATACAGAATTAGCTACTAAAAATCAATTCGATGTTTTACTACATGCACCTAGTTTAGAATATCCATTTGGTACTGATGACTTTGGCAGAGATCTATTTACACGCATTGTTATAGGTACAAAACTAACGTTTGCGATTTCTATTATTTCAGTATTTATCGCCGTTATATTTGGCGTTATTTTAGGAATGATTGCAGGTTACTTTGACCGTATTGATAATTTTGTCATGCGTATACTAGATGTTGTTTTTGCAATTCCAGCATTATTGTTAGCAGTTGCCATTATCGCGTCTTTCGGTGCTAGTACGACAAATTTAATTATTGCATTAAGTATCGGTAATATTCCTTCTTTTGCTAGAACAATGCGTGCAAGTGTTTTAGAAATCAAACGTTTAGAATATGTAGATGCAGCACGTATTACCGGGGAAAACACATGGAACATTTTAAGACGTTATATTTTACCTAATGCGATTGCACCTATGATTGTACGTTTTTCATTAAATATTGGTGTCGTTGTTTTAACAACAAGTAGTTTAAGTTTCCTAGGTTTAGGTGTGGCGCCAGATGTTGCAGAATGGGGCAACATTTTACGTACAGGTAGTAACTACTTGGAAACACATAGTAATTTAGCTATTGTGCCTGGTATTTGTATTATGCTTGTTGTTTTAGCATTTAACTTTATTGGTGATGCAGTGCGCGATGCACTAGATCCAAAAATACATTAG
- a CDS encoding ABC transporter substrate-binding protein has protein sequence MKKIISIAIIVLALVLSGCGVPTKSQVEQKADKVDVKGERPTIRFLGQASYENDMNIVKEQLENAGFNVKMNIQPDYGSYRTQREAGNYDIQIDDWTTVFGDPNYSMSALFSSNGSNSLLKDKKVDRMIDQASTENDKDAKQTYKQLEHEVIFDQAYMAPLYGAKKNLIYDNHVIAKSSVGLPNSRALIWQQFDYKDKKLRDTRPLIMTQQDSEIPTLDPIRSIAPSVYPINMNMYTRLLLLDDNDKITTKGSLSRDYAVNKDDNEFYFLLRDDSYFAKVAQGEAQNTGERVSAEDVKFSLDRVRDKSSVPNNITYNMHKNIKDVSVLNNQDIDKLRDTKTKGNSTIYDRLIKGHGVKSLTTEGNNVDNQKGTYQIVKITTKQAMPKEVNYLTHSSAGILSKKYVSQVDKENSKGYGDSSTVPSSKEGNNELYASGPYIMTTKNSYQATFQRNPGFNEDEKDSYGPAKIKNITLKFNGDPNNALSELRNHSIDMLADVDQKNFDLIKSDNDLSIVRKNGRKSVFLMMNVKKGIFKEHPNLRQAVVHAIDQDQFIKFYRGDKFNIASPVTPLVDTGNKQRQNLKKVEHAINDKR, from the coding sequence GTGAAGAAAATCATTAGTATCGCAATTATCGTTTTAGCATTGGTATTAAGTGGTTGTGGTGTTCCTACTAAATCTCAAGTGGAGCAAAAAGCTGATAAAGTTGATGTTAAAGGTGAGCGTCCAACGATTCGTTTCTTAGGACAAGCAAGTTATGAAAATGATATGAACATCGTTAAAGAACAATTAGAAAATGCTGGTTTTAACGTTAAGATGAATATTCAACCAGACTATGGTAGTTATCGAACGCAACGTGAAGCGGGGAACTATGATATTCAAATTGATGACTGGACAACAGTTTTTGGAGATCCAAATTATTCAATGTCGGCACTGTTTAGTTCAAACGGTTCAAACAGCCTATTGAAAGATAAAAAAGTAGACCGCATGATTGATCAGGCGTCAACTGAAAATGATAAAGATGCCAAACAAACTTATAAGCAATTAGAACATGAAGTGATTTTTGATCAAGCGTATATGGCACCATTATATGGAGCGAAAAAGAATCTAATTTATGATAACCATGTTATAGCCAAAAGTAGTGTAGGTTTGCCAAACTCTCGTGCATTAATCTGGCAACAATTTGACTATAAAGATAAAAAATTGCGAGATACGAGACCGTTGATTATGACACAACAAGATAGTGAAATACCTACTCTTGATCCTATTCGTTCTATTGCACCATCTGTTTATCCAATTAATATGAATATGTATACAAGATTATTGCTCTTAGATGATAACGATAAAATAACGACTAAAGGATCATTGAGTCGTGACTATGCTGTTAATAAAGACGATAACGAATTTTATTTTTTATTAAGGGATGATAGTTATTTTGCTAAAGTAGCGCAAGGTGAAGCACAAAATACCGGAGAACGTGTATCTGCAGAAGATGTGAAGTTTTCACTAGATCGTGTACGTGATAAATCATCGGTCCCTAACAATATTACGTATAATATGCATAAAAATATTAAAGATGTCAGTGTCTTAAACAATCAAGATATTGATAAATTACGCGATACCAAAACTAAAGGCAATAGTACAATTTATGACCGACTAATTAAAGGACACGGAGTTAAATCGTTAACAACTGAAGGTAACAATGTAGATAATCAAAAAGGAACATATCAAATTGTTAAAATTACCACCAAACAAGCTATGCCTAAAGAAGTAAACTATTTAACACATTCATCAGCAGGGATTTTATCCAAAAAATATGTGTCACAAGTAGATAAAGAAAATAGTAAAGGCTATGGTGATAGCAGTACAGTACCATCTTCTAAAGAGGGGAATAATGAACTTTATGCGAGTGGACCTTATATTATGACGACTAAAAATAGTTATCAAGCAACATTCCAACGTAATCCAGGATTTAATGAAGATGAAAAAGATAGTTATGGACCAGCTAAAATTAAAAATATTACCTTAAAATTTAATGGCGATCCTAATAACGCATTGTCAGAATTACGTAATCACTCCATAGATATGCTTGCGGACGTAGATCAAAAAAACTTTGATTTAATAAAATCCGACAATGATTTATCTATTGTACGTAAAAATGGACGTAAGTCAGTATTTTTAATGATGAATGTTAAAAAAGGAATTTTTAAAGAGCATCCAAACTTAAGGCAAGCAGTAGTTCATGCGATTGATCAAGATCAATTTATTAAATTTTATCGTGGTGATAAATTTAATATTGCCTCACCAGTGACACCACTTGTCGATACAGGCAATAAACAACGTCAAAATTTAAAAAAGGTAGAACACGCAATTAATGACAAACGTTAA
- the ggt gene encoding gamma-glutamyltransferase: MRMSLSGNKENTSQEGMISVSHPLAAKVGKEVLDKGGNAMDAIIAIQLSLNVVEPYTSGLGGGGYLLYYDQATQQMTAFDARETAPSKIDPTFYLDNQGNYKSFFDLTTHGKTVAVPAIPKLFDYLYHHYCRLSLDDLINPAIQQASEGHRTNWATEKYSRQQLARLLKYPETAEAFTIDGDYWHEGDWIVQPQLAKALTLLRDQGFDAFYRGDIAQQLVDVVQRYGGSITLEDLQQYQIQLKAPISATYKDVEIHSIGPSSSGGITIIQILKLLEHIDIKKMGPRSVDYLHHLIQAMHIAYSDRAQFIADEDFSNIPVKALIDDDYLKERSALINEDYANIAITHGHLQNNVSHTAIDEQHTETTHFSVIDKDGNIASFTTSVGMIYGSGITIPGYGLLLNTTIDGFDIVPAGINEIEPRKRPLSNMAPTIITKDGQPILTVGSPGAISIITSIVQTIINVLEFDMTIDQAIDEPRIYSSHPNRIEWEPQFSQRTILALIAKGHAMEKQPDTYIGDVHGLQIDPKTSAVIGGTDDTREGTIIGGDVYIVRDKPQEYKQYNDNKDYQVYLNDIQLPLYQQQIIFDDDTFWLDSKVVNVTFQVEDYRLDEVRSDVINQREYIDIVDLAAQKGYEVIIEDNAVYLRDTYYPTRQREDNMYYRYDRESITR, encoded by the coding sequence ATGCGCATGAGTTTGAGTGGAAATAAAGAAAATACGTCACAGGAAGGTATGATTTCAGTATCGCATCCTTTAGCTGCTAAAGTAGGAAAAGAAGTGCTTGATAAAGGTGGCAATGCCATGGATGCCATCATTGCCATTCAGTTGTCATTAAATGTTGTTGAACCGTATACGTCGGGGCTTGGTGGTGGCGGTTATTTATTATATTATGATCAGGCAACTCAACAAATGACAGCCTTTGACGCCAGAGAGACGGCACCATCAAAAATAGATCCGACATTTTATTTAGATAATCAAGGTAATTACAAATCGTTTTTTGATTTAACTACACATGGTAAGACTGTAGCTGTACCTGCTATACCTAAGTTGTTTGATTATTTATACCATCATTATTGTCGTTTATCGTTAGATGATTTAATTAATCCTGCTATTCAACAGGCCAGTGAAGGACACCGTACTAATTGGGCAACTGAAAAATACTCACGCCAACAATTGGCTAGGTTACTAAAATATCCTGAAACTGCTGAAGCATTTACGATTGACGGTGATTATTGGCATGAAGGTGATTGGATTGTTCAACCACAGTTGGCTAAGGCTTTAACACTGTTAAGAGATCAAGGATTTGATGCATTTTATCGAGGTGATATCGCACAACAGCTAGTTGATGTTGTGCAGCGTTACGGTGGTTCAATCACATTGGAAGATTTGCAGCAGTATCAAATACAATTGAAAGCGCCAATTAGTGCAACATACAAAGATGTCGAAATTCATTCAATTGGGCCATCAAGTTCAGGTGGAATAACGATTATTCAAATTTTGAAACTACTAGAACATATTGATATTAAAAAGATGGGGCCGAGATCAGTTGACTATTTACATCATTTAATTCAAGCAATGCATATTGCATATAGTGACCGAGCACAGTTTATTGCTGATGAAGACTTTAGCAATATTCCTGTTAAAGCATTGATTGATGACGATTATTTGAAAGAACGCAGTGCTTTAATAAATGAGGACTATGCTAATATTGCTATTACTCATGGTCATTTACAAAATAATGTGAGTCATACAGCGATTGATGAACAACATACAGAGACAACGCATTTTAGTGTGATAGATAAGGATGGCAATATTGCATCATTTACAACATCTGTGGGTATGATTTATGGTTCAGGTATAACGATACCGGGTTACGGTTTACTATTAAACACAACGATTGATGGTTTCGATATCGTTCCAGCTGGCATTAATGAAATTGAACCACGTAAACGACCACTTAGTAATATGGCACCTACAATAATCACTAAAGATGGTCAACCTATTTTGACAGTTGGCTCACCCGGTGCAATTAGTATTATTACAAGTATAGTTCAAACGATAATTAATGTTTTAGAATTTGATATGACGATTGATCAAGCAATTGATGAACCTAGAATTTATAGCAGTCATCCAAATAGAATTGAATGGGAGCCCCAATTTTCACAGCGAACAATATTAGCGTTGATTGCTAAAGGACATGCTATGGAAAAGCAACCAGATACGTATATTGGAGATGTACATGGCTTACAAATCGATCCAAAAACGTCAGCAGTGATAGGTGGCACTGATGACACAAGGGAAGGGACAATTATAGGAGGAGATGTCTATATTGTTAGAGATAAACCGCAAGAGTATAAGCAATATAATGACAATAAAGACTATCAAGTTTATTTAAATGATATCCAATTGCCGTTGTATCAACAGCAAATCATTTTTGATGATGATACGTTCTGGTTAGACTCAAAAGTGGTTAATGTTACTTTTCAAGTTGAGGATTACCGATTAGATGAAGTTAGGTCGGATGTTATCAATCAGCGTGAGTATATTGATATTGTAGATTTAGCGGCTCAAAAAGGTTATGAAGTCATTATAGAAGATAACGCAGTATATTTGAGAGATACTTACTATCCAACGAGACAACGCGAAGATAATATGTATTATCGATATGATAGAGAAAGTATTACAAGATAA
- a CDS encoding type I toxin-antitoxin system Fst family toxin produces MMNLIITTLASIISGCVIAAFKHWLSSRSDKRR; encoded by the coding sequence ATGATGAATCTCATCATAACCACATTAGCCTCTATAATTAGTGGCTGTGTCATTGCAGCCTTTAAGCATTGGCTAAGCAGCCGCAGTGATAAAAGGCGATAA
- a CDS encoding helix-turn-helix domain-containing protein, translated as MANVNEIIGYNLYRYRQDFNLSLDKMADITGVSKNMLNQIEKGQANPSIMTLSKIANGLRLSLSELITQISSEVNPVAYEDLIPIYNEDHSVTIFPYFPYSPEKDFEMFKMEIEAFGAMTSEGHHQGSDEYIIVTDGTLTLEIEDNQYIVTKEQAIHFKSDVAHQYINQTNNKLSLIATIQYHS; from the coding sequence TTGGCAAATGTTAATGAAATTATTGGTTATAATCTGTATCGTTACAGACAAGACTTTAATTTAAGTTTAGATAAAATGGCTGATATCACAGGGGTAAGTAAAAATATGCTAAATCAAATTGAAAAAGGTCAAGCTAATCCTAGTATTATGACATTATCAAAAATTGCTAATGGTCTACGCCTTTCCTTATCCGAATTAATTACTCAAATATCATCTGAAGTTAATCCAGTTGCCTATGAGGATTTAATTCCCATTTATAACGAAGATCATAGTGTAACTATTTTTCCTTATTTTCCTTATTCACCTGAAAAAGACTTTGAAATGTTCAAAATGGAAATTGAGGCATTTGGAGCTATGACTTCAGAAGGTCACCATCAAGGTTCAGATGAATATATTATAGTCACAGATGGTACGTTAACACTTGAAATAGAGGATAATCAGTATATTGTAACTAAAGAACAAGCTATTCATTTTAAAAGCGATGTTGCACATCAATATATTAATCAAACGAATAACAAATTATCGCTGATTGCCACAATTCAGTATCACTCATAG